From Desulfovibrio sp., the proteins below share one genomic window:
- a CDS encoding sulfurtransferase, producing MPQESVPPKDIGAEEARKMLSMAVPNALTVLDVRQGWEYEELHLPGAKLVPLGELEDRTAEIPRDKPLLVYCRSGKRSAAAASLLSARGYKDVTNMLGGITAWSGASAVGPQDSGMRYWQGDETPERILALAFAMERELGVFYQELADSAADKELKATFARLAGFEDKHKLVVYHLYKTLFPQSAGIEDLADKATFKALEGGRSADEILADSQGFESSRDALDMAMGIEAQALDLYMRYAERASDAKTREALHELAKEERGHLRALATMMDRLGPG from the coding sequence ATGCCACAAGAGTCTGTTCCCCCCAAAGACATCGGCGCGGAAGAAGCCAGGAAGATGCTCTCCATGGCGGTTCCAAACGCCCTAACCGTCCTGGATGTCCGCCAGGGATGGGAATACGAGGAACTCCATCTGCCCGGGGCCAAGCTCGTGCCCTTGGGCGAACTTGAGGACCGAACAGCGGAGATCCCCCGGGACAAGCCTTTGCTCGTCTACTGCCGTTCCGGAAAACGCAGCGCCGCCGCTGCCTCGCTTCTTTCAGCCAGGGGCTACAAGGACGTGACCAACATGCTGGGAGGCATCACAGCCTGGTCCGGTGCTTCGGCCGTGGGTCCGCAAGACTCCGGCATGCGCTACTGGCAGGGCGACGAGACCCCGGAGCGGATTCTGGCCCTGGCCTTTGCCATGGAGCGCGAGCTGGGCGTCTTCTACCAGGAACTGGCCGACAGCGCGGCGGATAAGGAACTCAAAGCCACCTTCGCCAGGCTGGCCGGGTTCGAGGACAAGCACAAGCTGGTGGTCTACCATCTCTACAAGACGCTGTTCCCGCAGAGCGCGGGCATCGAAGACCTGGCGGACAAGGCGACCTTCAAGGCTTTGGAGGGCGGACGTTCGGCCGATGAAATCCTGGCTGATTCCCAAGGGTTCGAATCGTCCCGCGACGCGCTGGACATGGCCATGGGCATCGAGGCCCAGGCCCTGGACCTCTACATGCGCTACGCCGAGAGGGCTTCAGATGCTAAAACCCGGGAGGCCCTGCACGAGCTGGCCAAGGAAGAGCGGGGGCACCTGCGGGCACTGGCCACCATGATGGACCGGCTTGGACCTGGGTAA
- a CDS encoding YccF domain-containing protein yields MEPVNFIMNILWLVLGGVFMGLGWCLAGLIMAITIIGLPWARSCFVIAKLAFWPFGKMIVDRQYIQGYHDAGTGPLGFLGNVLWFVFAGWWLAVGHIASAFVNFVSIIGIPFGIQHLKLALISLAPVGKTVVDKTEGRYFQ; encoded by the coding sequence ATGGAACCGGTTAATTTCATCATGAACATCCTCTGGCTGGTGCTCGGAGGAGTCTTCATGGGCCTGGGCTGGTGTTTGGCCGGGCTCATCATGGCCATCACCATCATCGGCCTGCCTTGGGCCCGCTCCTGCTTCGTCATCGCCAAGCTGGCCTTCTGGCCCTTCGGCAAGATGATCGTCGACCGCCAGTACATTCAGGGATACCACGATGCGGGCACCGGCCCCCTGGGATTTCTGGGCAATGTGCTGTGGTTCGTGTTCGCTGGCTGGTGGCTGGCTGTGGGGCATATCGCCAGCGCTTTCGTCAACTTCGTGAGCATCATCGGCATTCCGTTCGGAATACAGCATCTGAAGCTGGCGCTTATCTCCTTGGCCCCTGTGGGAAAAACAGTGGTGGACAAGACAGAGGGCAGGTATTTCCAATAA
- a CDS encoding rhodanese-like domain-containing protein, whose amino-acid sequence MAAWVVNVARPAPLPWWGDFAAKKVEETTRTGLAVLSPKEALEIFKAQSALFVDAREPDEFAQEHIPGAMHISAEALLTGLDAAVSGLAKDKPMVLYCSNLACPKSKDLAQGMKELGFTALSVMPEGLEGWKAEGGPVEAR is encoded by the coding sequence ATGGCGGCTTGGGTTGTCAATGTGGCCAGGCCGGCGCCGCTTCCCTGGTGGGGCGACTTCGCGGCCAAGAAGGTCGAGGAAACCACCCGAACCGGGCTTGCGGTTCTTTCTCCCAAAGAGGCTTTGGAAATCTTCAAGGCGCAGTCGGCTCTTTTCGTGGATGCGCGAGAACCCGATGAATTCGCCCAGGAGCACATACCCGGGGCGATGCACATATCCGCCGAGGCGCTTCTCACAGGCCTTGATGCCGCGGTGTCCGGGCTCGCCAAGGACAAGCCGATGGTGCTCTACTGCTCCAACCTAGCCTGCCCCAAAAGCAAGGACCTGGCCCAGGGCATGAAGGAATTGGGGTTCACCGCCCTGTCCGTGATGCCCGAAGGGCTTGAAGGTTGGAAGGCCGAGGGCG
- the thrC gene encoding threonine synthase has translation MEYFCLGCEERFAVGELHYTCPKCGGVFLLEDIWFDSLAENPPVYWKTLFDKRAASKNTALRGIFRFYELMAPILEAQDIVYLGEGNTPIIETSQALSKHLGMPMAFKNDGQNPSASFKDRGMACAFSYLKSLVRENSWDSVLTVCASTGDTSASAALYAAYVGDPITSVVILPQGKVTPQQLAQPLGSGAVVLEVPGVFDDCMKVVEHLADNYRVALLNSKNAWRILGQESYAFEVAQWYEWDTYRKAVFVPIGNAGNVTAVMSGFLKLQRLGIIPSLPRIFGVQSAHADPVYRYYSVEDPAQRVYEPVAVRPSAAQAAMIGSPVSFPRVKHFAEQYEKIGGPGSFQVIQVEEQAIVEGMLLANRHGHISCTQGGECLAGLIRAKELGLIEPSELAILDATAHSMKFAGFQDMYFTDSFPPEYEVKAKKEYVNQPELVITQKEKDSLSPEEYTVKAAQKVVARLGLASKK, from the coding sequence ATGGAGTACTTCTGCCTCGGCTGCGAGGAGCGCTTCGCGGTTGGCGAACTCCATTACACCTGTCCCAAGTGCGGCGGCGTTTTCCTGCTGGAGGACATCTGGTTCGATTCCCTGGCCGAAAATCCCCCGGTGTATTGGAAAACGCTTTTCGACAAGCGCGCCGCTTCCAAGAATACAGCGCTTCGGGGCATTTTCCGCTTCTACGAACTCATGGCCCCCATTCTCGAAGCCCAGGACATAGTCTATCTGGGCGAGGGCAATACCCCCATCATCGAGACCAGCCAGGCCCTTTCGAAGCATCTGGGCATGCCCATGGCCTTCAAGAACGACGGGCAGAACCCTTCGGCCTCCTTCAAGGACCGGGGCATGGCCTGCGCCTTCAGCTACTTGAAAAGCCTGGTGCGCGAGAACTCCTGGGACAGCGTGCTCACGGTATGCGCCTCCACCGGTGACACCTCGGCCTCGGCCGCGCTCTACGCCGCCTATGTGGGCGATCCCATCACGTCGGTGGTCATCCTGCCCCAGGGCAAGGTCACCCCGCAGCAGCTGGCCCAGCCTCTGGGCAGCGGAGCCGTGGTGCTGGAGGTCCCGGGCGTGTTCGACGACTGCATGAAGGTGGTCGAGCATCTGGCGGACAACTACCGCGTGGCGCTTTTGAACTCCAAGAACGCCTGGCGCATCCTGGGCCAGGAGTCATACGCCTTCGAAGTGGCCCAGTGGTACGAGTGGGACACCTACCGCAAGGCCGTGTTCGTGCCCATCGGCAACGCAGGCAACGTCACCGCCGTGATGAGCGGTTTTTTGAAGCTCCAGCGCCTGGGCATCATACCGTCCTTGCCGCGCATCTTCGGGGTGCAGTCCGCCCATGCCGACCCGGTCTACCGGTATTACTCCGTGGAGGACCCGGCCCAGCGCGTGTACGAGCCGGTGGCGGTCCGTCCCAGCGCGGCCCAGGCGGCCATGATCGGAAGCCCGGTAAGCTTTCCCCGGGTGAAGCATTTCGCCGAGCAATACGAAAAGATCGGCGGCCCTGGCTCCTTCCAGGTGATCCAGGTGGAGGAGCAGGCCATAGTCGAAGGCATGCTTCTGGCCAACCGCCACGGGCACATCAGCTGCACCCAGGGCGGCGAGTGCCTGGCCGGACTTATCCGGGCCAAGGAGCTTGGCCTCATCGAGCCTTCCGAACTGGCCATTCTGGACGCCACGGCCCACAGCATGAAGTTCGCCGGATTCCAGGACATGTACTTTACCGACAGCTTCCCGCCCGAGTACGAGGTGAAAGCCAAGAAGGAGTACGTGAACCAGCCTGAACTGGTGATCACCCAGAAGGAGAAGGACAGCCTTTCTCCCGAGGAATACACGGTGAAGGCCGCCCAGAAAGTGGTGGCCAGGCTTGGGTTGGCCAGCAAGAAATGA
- a CDS encoding TlyA family RNA methyltransferase produces the protein MANPKFRADQLLVEQGLAESRERAKRLVMAGQVYLEQNGRRELLDKPGRMLPAMAALSLAEPERFVSRGAYKLLSAIEHFKLDVTGMVALDVGASTGGFTDCLLQHGAVRVYAVDVGKSQLHEKLRADSRVISLEGVNFRLAEPNLIPEHVDMAVIDVSFISLTKVLPAVKLFLKPGGRIVALVKPQFELGPGQTDKGVVRDESLRQLAVQMVEGAARELGLEPLGVVPAAVKGPKGNQEYLLFLSS, from the coding sequence ATGGCGAATCCAAAATTCAGGGCCGATCAATTGCTGGTGGAACAGGGCCTGGCCGAAAGCCGAGAGCGGGCCAAGCGGCTGGTCATGGCCGGTCAGGTGTATTTGGAGCAGAACGGCAGACGCGAGCTTCTGGACAAGCCGGGGCGCATGCTTCCGGCCATGGCTGCATTGAGTCTGGCCGAACCGGAACGCTTCGTGAGCCGGGGCGCCTACAAGCTCTTGTCCGCCATCGAGCATTTCAAGCTGGACGTGACGGGGATGGTGGCCCTGGATGTGGGGGCTTCCACTGGAGGCTTTACCGATTGCCTGCTCCAGCACGGCGCGGTCAGGGTCTACGCTGTGGACGTGGGTAAGAGCCAGCTGCACGAAAAACTGCGCGCCGATTCAAGGGTGATAAGCCTGGAAGGGGTCAATTTCCGTTTGGCTGAGCCTAATCTTATTCCCGAACATGTGGACATGGCCGTTATAGACGTGTCGTTTATATCGCTCACCAAGGTGCTGCCTGCAGTGAAGCTGTTCCTGAAACCGGGCGGGCGGATAGTGGCCCTGGTGAAGCCCCAGTTCGAGCTTGGACCCGGCCAGACGGACAAGGGCGTGGTGCGCGATGAGTCGCTTCGCCAGCTGGCAGTCCAGATGGTGGAGGGCGCGGCCAGGGAGCTTGGGCTGGAGCCTCTGGGGGTTGTTCCGGCCGCAGTGAAGGGGCCGAAGGGCAACCAGGAGTATCTTCTCTTCCTAAGCTCCTGA